The DNA sequence ttaattataaatattaattttaataaataaatgcaTAACTAAaaatttctattatttttattaacaTAAAAAATGCAAATAATGATGAATATTTAGTTTATGtcaattttcaaataaaaaatttgtgatatcacTGAAAATTGGTGAAATTAGTGGTATAGTTATTaataaaacaaatatatatttaataattattttaatgattttttttataaaaaaatttccGCAAATTAGCCCCTCTAATAATagaattttataatttatttcaGTTATATACTATATGAAATTTGTAGGTACTTGAGTTAATTTAATCGTAAAAAATTAAATACATTTCATCATTAGAATGGCATGTGATCTACTGATCTGTAAATACCTGAATTGTTAAATATGCAGGCACGCCACCGTAAATAAAACACCAAAGATATAATTTTCGAGATTATGCCAAAATGGTCCTACAAAAATAAAAGTATCTCCTCAAAATTGAACTTGACAAATTGCAGGTGTCAGTATCCATATACAATTACCAGTTGTTTAGACACATAGATCAGCCAGGATGGAAACTCAGCTGGAGATGGCCGAACAACGAGGTGATATGGAAGATGTTTGGAGCAGAAGCTACTGACCAAGGAAATTGTTCTGCATTTACTGGAGATAAACCACACTGCTGTGAACAGAGACCAACAATCATAGACCTTCTGCCAGGAGCTCCTTATAATATTCAATCTGCAAATTGTTGTAAGGGAGGAGTTTTATCATCCATAACTCAAGACCCTACCAAGTATATCGCTTCTTTTGAGATGAGTGTTGGAGGTTCTTTCTCTGATAATTCATCCACAGGAATTCCAGCTGACAATTTTACGCTTGGCCTTCCTGGTTATACATGCGGACCTCCCATAGCTGTTGAACCTACCAAATTTTACGAGGATAATGGACGTAGAAAGACACAAGCCCTTGGTAAGAATTAGCTCTGGTTCTGGTTGCTTTTGCTCAGAAGTAATATTTTTGTTAGACGTTAGATATTAAATCATAGAATGTTGTAAGTTTGTCTTCTTACCATATATTTGCTATATGGCCTTATGCAGCTACATGGAATGTGAGTTGCTCTTATTCTCAGTTCCTTGCATCACCGACCCCAAAATGTTGTGTTTCCTTATCTGCATTCTACAACAGTACCATTGTTCCATGCCCTACATGCAGCTGTGGCTGCAGCGGACAACCTGGAATAAACTGTGTAAAGTAATTCTTCACTAGTTACTCTGTTAATCTTTTTCAGTTCATATGTTAATCTTCTTAAGTATTTTGTCCACCCTGCAGGCACAATCAGTTCACCTTACTTTAGTATACAGTTTAGCGAGTAAAATTCATGGATATATTAGCTTTAAATGTAGCACACCTAGAAATCATGGAATCGAGAATACAGCAATAGTGTGTTGGATCTTTCTCCTTTATCAATTTTTTATCATCTTTGCATCCAATTAAACTTCatctaaattaaaaataaagtttAGAACCTCAGTTTTTCTAGTTAacttaaagctttaccaacttttcTAACATTATCTTCTTTCCCTTGATATCGTAATTTGCATTAACGTACGAGTTTCTTGAAATGATAGGCCTGGCCAATTACCACCAGTCTTACAACTCCCAAATGATGAAGAACCCCGGCCATTGGTCAAGTGTACGAGACACATGTGTCCTGTAACAATCCACTGGCATGTAAAAGAAAGTTATAAGGAGTATTGGCGAGTTAAGATGACCATTACAAACCAAAATTTCGCTCAGAATTATAGTCAGTGGAGTTTGGTGGTGTTACACCCCAACCTGAAGAGTATCACACAGGTTTTCAGCTTCAACTATTTGCCCCTAAATCAATATGGAAACATCAGTAAGTTTGTCAAAAATATTCTGCAAATTTTGCACTTTTCTAATGCTAATTCTATTTATGCCTCCTTATAAGCTGTATCGGTATGTTTCTTACATCTATCTATTGCTCTGCAGATGATAGTGGGGTATTTTATGGCATTAAGTACTACAACGACATGTTACTCCAATCTGGTGAACAAGGAAATGTACAATCGGAAATGTTATTACACAAAGATCCAGACATGTTCACGTTCCGACAAGGGTGGACTTTTCCGAGAAAAGTTTCCTTCAATGGCGATGAATGTGTTATGCCACAGCCAGATGATTATCCTAGTCTTCCCAACAGTGCTCAAACTAGTTCACATACTACATT is a window from the Apium graveolens cultivar Ventura chromosome 1, ASM990537v1, whole genome shotgun sequence genome containing:
- the LOC141666197 gene encoding COBRA-like protein 6 isoform X1, with product MMYIENCMIWGFGIICWGRGHDDEGGFDVLDPKGNVTIKWDKRTDTGDTQYVSVSIYNYQLFRHIDQPGWKLSWRWPNNEVIWKMFGAEATDQGNCSAFTGDKPHCCEQRPTIIDLLPGAPYNIQSANCCKGGVLSSITQDPTKYIASFEMSVGGSFSDNSSTGIPADNFTLGLPGYTCGPPIAVEPTKFYEDNGRRKTQALATWNVSCSYSQFLASPTPKCCVSLSAFYNSTIVPCPTCSCGCSGQPGINCVKPGQLPPVLQLPNDEEPRPLVKCTRHMCPVTIHWHVKESYKEYWRVKMTITNQNFAQNYSQWSLVVLHPNLKSITQVFSFNYLPLNQYGNINDSGVFYGIKYYNDMLLQSGEQGNVQSEMLLHKDPDMFTFRQGWTFPRKVSFNGDECVMPQPDDYPSLPNSAQTSSHTTFFSMILLSLFINVIAL
- the LOC141666197 gene encoding COBRA-like protein 6 isoform X2, which encodes MGLILNLLFISLLSFISPNCGFDVLDPKGNVTIKWDKRTDTGDTQYVSVSIYNYQLFRHIDQPGWKLSWRWPNNEVIWKMFGAEATDQGNCSAFTGDKPHCCEQRPTIIDLLPGAPYNIQSANCCKGGVLSSITQDPTKYIASFEMSVGGSFSDNSSTGIPADNFTLGLPGYTCGPPIAVEPTKFYEDNGRRKTQALATWNVSCSYSQFLASPTPKCCVSLSAFYNSTIVPCPTCSCGCSGQPGINCVKPGQLPPVLQLPNDEEPRPLVKCTRHMCPVTIHWHVKESYKEYWRVKMTITNQNFAQNYSQWSLVVLHPNLKSITQVFSFNYLPLNQYGNINDSGVFYGIKYYNDMLLQSGEQGNVQSEMLLHKDPDMFTFRQGWTFPRKVSFNGDECVMPQPDDYPSLPNSAQTSSHTTFFSMILLSLFINVIAL